The genomic region TTAAATTATTTATAAATGAATTAATTTGAAAAAGATCATATTTACCTGTTACTTTATCAAAATCACCTTCCAAACTATGCGTTAGAGTCAAAGCTGTTTTTTCTATACCTTTTCTTGACTGATATTGCGCAACAAATTTAATTATTGAGTTAATTTTAATTAATTTATTAACTAAATCAATTTTTCCTGCTGTAGCCGCTTCTAAACCTGGCATCGATAATTTAATATTATTTATCAGAACAATTCCATTTACTATATTTAACTCACCATTAGTTGAGTTAAAATTGGTGCTACCTAATCTAATCTCCTCTGAAAGTGGTTGATTAAACTTACTCTTTGGGTCAACACTCATATCTGCAACGTCTTGAATTATTTTTGGTATAGCTAACTTATCAACAGTTAAATTAGCAACATAATATTTGTTTTTAGACTTGATTTGCTTAATCATTATGTGAGGAGTATTTCCATATGTTTGTAAGTTTCCTGCAACATTAGATAAAGCATTAATATTGTCTATATTGAAGAAAAATGCTAAGAAGTTACCAATGTTAAATCTTTCAAAATTATATGTTAAGATAAGCTGAGGCAAACCATCCATAATAAAATTACCATCTATCTTAAATGAACCCTCATCAATTTTACCAGATACTTCCTCTAGCTTTAAAATATTATTTTTAACAGACAAATTAAATATGGTGTCTTTAACTGCTAACTCGTGATATTTTAAATGTTTAAATTTAGAAGTTAAATTAAAGTCCATATTTTCAAAATTAGGAAATAAAATTAACTCTTTAGACCAAGAAGAGTTTTTGTTTTGGTAACCATCGCTGTAATTAAATAAGGCTAAATCAGCTTTATTAGCATCTATGTTTATATTTAAAAATGGTTCACTATCGTTTAAGCTAATTAAAAAGCTTGTATTTATATCAT from Alphaproteobacteria bacterium harbors:
- a CDS encoding AsmA family protein — encoded protein: DINTSFLISLNDSEPFLNINIDANKADLALFNYSDGYQNKNSSWSKELILFPNFENMDFNLTSKFKHLKYHELAVKDTIFNLSVKNNILKLEEVSGKIDEGSFKIDGNFIMDGLPQLILTYNFERFNIGNFLAFFFNIDNINALSNVAGNLQTYGNTPHIMIKQIKSKNKYYVANLTVDKLAIPKIIQDVADMSVDPKSKFNQPLSEEIRLGSTNFNSTNGELNIVNGIVLINNIKLSMPGLEAATAGKIDLVNKLIKINSIIKFVAQYQSRKGIEKTALTLTHSLEGDFDKVTGKYDLFQINSFINNLKSLYMKVYNRLDK